A window from Nycticebus coucang isolate mNycCou1 chromosome X, mNycCou1.pri, whole genome shotgun sequence encodes these proteins:
- the MED12 gene encoding mediator of RNA polymerase II transcription subunit 12 isoform X8 — protein MAAFGILSYEHRPLKRPRLGPPDVYPQDPKQKEDELTALNVKQGFNNQPAVSGDEHGSAKNVNFNPAKISSNFSSIIAEKLRCNTLPDTGRRKPQVNQKDNFWLVTPRSQSAINTWFTDLAGTKPLTQLAKKVPIFSKKEEVFGYLAKYTVPVMRAAWLIKMTCAYYAAMSETKVKKRHVDPFTEWTQITTKYLWEQLQKMAEYYRPGTAGSGGCGSTIGPLPHDVEVAIRQWDYNEKLAMFMFQDGMLDRHEFLTWVLECFEKIRPGEDELLKLLLPLLLRYSGEFVQSAYLSRRLAYFCTRRLALQLDGVSSHSSHVMSSQSTSTLPTTPAPQPPTSSTPSTPFSDLLMCPQHRPLVFGLSCILQTILLCCPSALVWHYSLTDSRIKTGSPLDHLPIAPSNLPMPEGNSAFTQQVRAKLREIEQQIKERGQAVEVRWSFDKCQEATAGFTIGRVLHTLEVLDSHSFERSDFSNSLDSLCNRIFGLGPSKDGHEISSDDDAVVSLLCEWAVSCKRSGRHRAMVVAKLLEKRQAEIEAERCGESEAADEKGSIASGSLSAPSAPIFQDVLLQFLDTQAPMLTDPRSESERVEFFNLVLLFCELIRHDVFSHNMYTCTLISRGDLAFGAPGPRPPSPFDDPADDPERKEVEGSSSSKLEDPGLSESMDIDPSSSVLFEDMEKPDFSLFSPTMTCEGKGSPSPEKPDVEKEVKPPPKEKIEGTLGVLYDQPRHVQYATHFPIPQEESCSHECNQRLVVLFGVGKQRDDARHAIKKITKDILKVLNRKGTAETDQLAPIVPLNPGDLTFLGGEDGQKRRRNRPEAFPTAEDIFAKFQHLSHYDQHQVTAQVSRNVLEQITSFALGMSYHLPLVQHVQFIFDLMEYSLSISGLIDFAIQLLNELSVVEAELLLKSSDLVGSYTTSLCLCIVAVLRHYHACLILNQDQMAQVFEGLCGVVKHGMNRSDGSSAERCILAYLYDLYTSCSHLKSKFGELFSDFCSKVKNTIYCNVEPSESNMRWAPEFMIDTLENPAAHTFTYTGLGKSLSENPANRYSFVCNALMHVCVGHHDPDRVNDIAILCAELTGYCKSLSAEWLGVLKALCCSSNNGTCGFNDLLCNVDVSDLSFHDSLATFVAILIARQCLLLEDLIRCAAIPSLLNAACSEQDSEPGARLTCRILLHLFKTPQLNPCQSDGNKPTVGIRSSCDRHLLAASQNRIVDGAVFAVLKAVFVLGDAELKGSGFTVTGGTEELPEEEGGGGSGGRRQGSRNISVETASLDVYAKYVLRSICQQEWVGERCLKSLCEDSNDLQDPVLSSAQAQRLMQLICYPHRLLDNEDGENPQRQRIKRILQNLDQWTMRQSSLELQLMIKQTPNNEMNSLLENIAKATIEVFQQSAETGSSSGNAASNMPSSNKTKPVLSSLERSGVWLVAPLIAKLPTSVQGHVLKAAGEELEKGQHLGSSSRKERDRQKQKSMSLLSQQPFLSLVLTCLKGQDEQREGLLTSLYSQVHQIVNNWRDDQYLDDCKPKQLMHEALKLRLNLVGGMFDTVQRSTQQTTEWAMLLLEIIISGTVDMQSNNELFTTVLDMLSVLINGTLAADMSSISQGSMEENKRAYMNLVKKLQKELGERQSDSLEKVRQLLPLPKQTRDVITCEPQGSLIDTKGNKIAGFDSIFKKEGLQVSTKQKISPWDLFEGLKPSAPLSWGWFGTVRVDRRVARGEEQQRLLLYHTHLRPRPRAYYLEPLPLPPEDEEPPAPTLLEPEKKAPEPPKTDKPGAAPPSTEERKKKSTKGKKRSQPATKTEDYGMGPGRSGPYGVTVPPDLLHHTNPSSISHISYRQSSISLYTQNQPLPAGGPRVDPYRPVRLPMQKLPTRPTYPGVLPTTMTSVIGLEPSSYKTSVYRQQQPTVPQGQRLRQQLQAKIQSQGMLGQSSVHQMTPSSSYGLQTSQGYTPYVSHVGLQQHTGPADPTRHLQQRPSGYVHQQAPAYGHGLTSTQRFSHQTLQQTPMISTMTPLSAQGVQAGVRSTSILPEQQQQQQQQQQQQQQQQQQQQQQQYHIRQQQQQQMLRQQQQQQQQQQQQQQQQQQQQQQQQHQQQQQQQAAPPQPQPQAQPQFQRQGLQQTQQQQQTAALVRQLQQQLSNTQPQPSTNIFGRY, from the exons ATGGCGGCTTTCGGGATCTTGAGCTACGAACACCGGCCCCTGAAGCGGCCGCGGCTGGGGCCTCCCGATGTATACCCTCAAGATCCCAAACAGAAGGAG GATGAACTGACGGCCTTGAATGTAAAACAAGGTTTCAATAACCAGCCTGCTGTCTCTGGGGATGAACATGGCAGTGCTAAGAACGTCAACTTCAATCCTGCCAAG ATCAGTTCCAACTTCAGCAGCATTATTGCAGAGAAGTTACGTTGTAACACCCTTCCTGACACTGGTCGCAGGAAGCCCCAAGTGAACCAGAAGGACAACTTCTGGCTGGTGACTCCACGATCCCAAAGTGCCATTAACACCTGGTTCACTGACCTGGCTGGCACCAAGCCCCTCACACAACTAGCTAAAAAG GTCCCCATTTTCAGTAAGAAGGAAGAAGTGTTTGGGTACTTAGCCAAATACACAGTGCCTGTGATGCGGGCTGCCTGGCTCATTAAGATGACCTGTGCCTACTATGCAGCAATGTCTGAGACCAAGGTTAAGAAGAGACATGTTGACCCCTTCACGG AATGGACTCAGATTACCACCAAGTACTTATGGGAACAGCTACAGAAAATGGCTGAATACTACCGGCCAGGGACTGCAGGAAGTGGGGGCTGTGGTTCCACAATAGGGCCCTTGCCCCATGATGTAGAGGTGGCAATCCGACAGTGGGATTACAATGAGAAGCTGGCCATGTTCATGTTTCAG GATGGAATGCTGGACAGACATGAGTTCCTGACCTGGGTgcttgagtgttttgagaaaATCCGCCCTGGAGAGGATGAATTGCTTAAACTGCTGCTGCCTTTACTGCTTCGA TACTCTGGGGAATTTGTTCAGTCTGCATACCTCTCCCGCCGCCTTGCCTACTTCTGTACCCGGAGACTGGCCCTGCAGCTGGATGGTGTGAGCAGCCACTCATCTCATGTTATGTCCTCTCAGTCAACAAGCACGCTGCCTACCACCCCTGCTCCTCAGCCCCCAACTAGCAGCACACCCTCAACTCCCTTTAGTGACCTGCTTATGTGCCCTCAGCACCGGCCCCTGGTTTTTGGCCTCAGCTGTATCCTACAG ACCATCCTCCTGTGTTGTCCTAGTGCCCTGGTTTGGCACTACTCACTGACTGACAGCCGGATTAAGACTGGCTCACCGCTTGACCACTTGCCTATTGCCCCCTCCAACCTGCCCATGCCAGAGGGGAACAGTGCCTTCACTCAGCAG GTCCGTGCGAAGTTGCGGGAGATTGAGCAGCAGATCAAGGAGCGAGGACAGGCAGTTGAGGTTCGCTGGTCTTTTGACAAGTGTCAGGAAGCTACTGCAG GCTTCACCATTGGACGGGTGCTCCATACTTTGGAAGTGCTGGACAGCCATAGTTTTGAGCGCTCTGACTTTAGCAACTCTCTTGACTCCCTTTGTAACCGAATCTTTGGATTGGGACCTAGCAAGGATGGGCATGAG ATCTCTTCAGATGATGATGCTGTGGTATCATTACTATGTGAATGGGCTGTCAGCTGCAAGCGTTCTGGCCGGCATCGTGCTATGGTGGTAGCCAAGCTCCTGGAGAAGAGACAGGCAGAGATTGAGGCTGAG CGTTGTGGAGAATCAGAAGCAGCAGATGAGAAAGGTTCCATCGCCTCTGGCTCTCTTTCTGCTCCTAGTGCTCCCATTTTCCAAGATGTTCTACTGCAGTTTCTGGATACACAGGCTCCCATGCTGA cgGACCCCCGAAGTGAGAGTGAGCGGGTGGAATTCTTTAACTTAGTACTGCTGTTCTGTGAACTGATCCGACATGATGTTTTCTCCCACAACATGTATACTTGCACTCTCATATCCCGAGGGGACCTTGCCTTTGGAGCCCCTGGTCCCCGGCCTCCCTCTCCCTTTGATGATCCTGCTGATGACCCAGAGCGCAAGGAGGTTGAAGGCAGCAGCAGTAGCAAGCTGGAG GACCCAGGACTCTCAGAATCTATGGACATTGACCCAAGTTCCAGTGTACTCTTTGAGGACATGGAGAAGCCTGATTTCTCA TTGTTTTCCCCTACTATGACCTGTGAAGGGAAGGGCAGTCCATCCCCTGAGAAACCAGATGTTGAGAAGGAAGTGAAGCCTCCACCCAAGGAGAAGATTGAAGGGACCCTTGGAGTTCTTTATGACCAGCCACGACATGTGCAGTATGCTACACACTTTCCCATCCCCCAG GAGGAGTCATGCAGCCATGAGTGCAACCAGCGGTTGGTCGTACTGTTTGGGGTGGGAAAGCAGCGAGATGATGCCCGCCATGCCATCAAGAAGATTACCAAGGATATCCTGAAGGTTCTGAACCGCAAGGGAACAGCAGAAACTG ACCAGCTTGCTCCTATTGTGCCTCTGAATCCTGGAGACCTGACATTCTTAG GTGGGGAGGACGGGCAGAAGCGGAGGCGCAACCGGCCTGAAGCCTTCCCCACTGCTGAAGATATCTTTGCTAAGTTCCAGCACCTTTCACATTATGACCAACATCAGGTCACAGCTCAG GTCTCCCGGAATGTCCTGGAGCAGATCACAAGCTTTGCCCTTGGCATGTCATACCACTTGCCTCTGGTGCAGCATGTGCAGTTCATCTTCGACCTCATGGAATATTCACTCAGCATCAGTGGCCTCATCGACTTTGCCATTCAG CTGCTGAATGAACTGAGCGTAGTTGAGGCCGAGCTGCTTCTCAAATCCTCAGATCTGGTGGGTAGCTATACTACCAGCCTGTGTCTGTGCATCGTGGCTGTCCTGAGGCACTATCATGCCTGCCTCATTCTCAACCAGGACCAGATGGCACAAGTCTTTGAGGG GCTATGTGGCGTAGTGAAGCATGGGATGAACCGGTCAGATGGCTCCTCTGCAGAACGCTGTATCCTTGCTTATCTCTATGATCTGTACACCTCCTGTAGCCATTTAAAGAGCAAATTTGGGGAGCTCTTCAG TGACTTTTGCTCAAAGGTGAAGAATACTATCTACTGCAATGTAGAGCCATCGGAATCAAATATGCGCTGGGCACCTGAGTTCATGATTGACACTCTGGAGAACCCTGCAGCTCACACCTTCACCTACACAGGGCTAGGCAAGAGTCTTAGTGAGAACCCTGCTAACCGCTACAGCTTTGTCTGCAATGCCCTTATGCACGTCTGTGTGGGGCACCATGATCCCGATAG GGTGAATGACATTGCAATCCTGTGTGCAGAACTGACCGGCTACTGCAAGTCACTGAGTgcagaatggcttggagtacttAAGGCCTTGTGCTGCTCCTCTAACAATGGCACTTGTGGTTTCAACGACCTCCTCTGCAATGTAGAT GTGAGTGACCTGTCTTTTCATGACTCCCTGGCTACTTTTGTTGCCATCCTCATTGCTCGGCAGTGTTTGCTCTTAGAAGATCTGATTCGCTGTGCTGCCATCCCTTCGCTCCTTAATGCTG CTTGTAGTGAACAGGACTCTGAGCCTGGGGCCCGGCTTACCTGCCGCATCCTCCTCCACCTTTTCAAGACACCACAACTCAATCCTTGCCAGTCTGATGGAA ACAAACCTACAGTAGGAATCCGCTCCTCCTGTGACCGCCACCTGCTGGCTGCCTCCCAGAACCGCATCGTGGATGGAGCTGTGTTTGCTGTTCTCAAGGCTGTGTTTGTACTTG GGGATGCGGAACTGAAGGGTTCGGGCTTCACTGTGACAGGAGGAACAGAAGAACTTccagaagaggagggaggaggtggcagTGGCGGTCGAAGGCAGGGTAGCCGCAACATCTCTGTGGAGACAGCCAGTCTGGATGTCTATGCCAAGTACGTGCTACGCAGCATCTGCCAACAG GAATGGGTAGGAGAACGTTGCCTTAAGTCTCTGTGTGAGGACAGCAATGACCTACAAGATCCAGTGTTGAGTAGTGCCCAGGCCCAGCGCCTCATGCAGCTTATCTGCTATCCACATCGACTGCTGGACAATGAGGATGGGGAAAACCCTCAGCGACAACGCATTAAGCGTATTCTTCAG AACTTGGACCAGTGGACCATGCGCCAGTCTTCCTTGGAATTGCAGCTCATGATCAAGCAGACCCCTAACAAC GAGATGAACTCCCTCTTGGAGAACATTGCCAAGGCCACAATTGAGGTTTTCCAACAGTCAGCAGAGACAGGGTCATCTTCTGGAAATGCTGCAAGCAACATGCCCAGCAGCAACAAGACCAAGCCTGTGCTCAG CTCTCTAGAGCGCTCCGGTGTATGGCTGGTTGCCCCCCTCATTGCTAAACTGCCCACCTCAGTCCAGGGACATGTATTAAAGGCTGCTGGGGAGGAATTAGAGAAGGGTCAGCACCTGGGTTCCTCTTCCCGCAAAGAACGGGATCGACAAAAGCAGAAGAG CATGTCCCTGTTGAGCCAGCAGCCCTTCTTATCCCTGGTGCTGACATGTCTGAAAGGGCAGGATGAGCAACGTGAGGGACTCCTTACCTCCCTCTACAGCCAGGTGCACCAG ATTGTGAATAATTGGCGAGATGACCAGTACTTAGATGATTGTAAACCAAAGCAGCTCATGCATGAGGCACTCAAACTGCGGCTCAACCTG GTGGGGGGCATGTTTGACACGGTGCAGCGCAGCACCCAGCAGACCACAGAGTGGGCCATGCTCCTCCTGGAGATCATCATCAGTGGCACTGTCGACATGCAGTCCAACAA TGAGCTCTTTACTACTGTGTTGGACATGCTGAGTGTGCTTATCAATGGGACATTGGCTGCAGATATGTCTAGCATCTCACAAGGCAGCATGGAGGAAAACAAACGTGCATACATGAACCTGGTGAAGAAGCTGCAG AAAGAATTGGGGGAGCGCCAGTCGGACAGTCTGGAAAAGGTTCGCCAGCTGCTGCCACTGCCTAAGCAGACCCGAGATGTCATCACATGTGAGCCACAGGGCTCCCTCATCGACACCAAGGGCAACAAGATTGCTGGCTTCGATTCTATCTTCAAGAAGGAG GGTTTACAGGTTTCCACAAAACAAAAGATCTCTCCCTGGGATCTTTTTGAGGGGTTGAAGCCATCAGCACCACTTTCTTGGGGCTGGTTTGGAACAGTCCGGGTTGACCGACGAGTGGCTCGAGGAGAGGAACAGCAGCGGTTGCTGCTCTATCACACACACCTGAGACCCCGGCCCCGTGCCTATTACCTGGAGCCACTGCCACTACCACCAGAAGATGAGGAGCCCCCTGCTCCCACGCTGCTAGAGCCTGAGAAAAAGGCTCCAGAGCCCCCTAAAACAGATAAACCTGGGGCTGCTCCTCCCAGTACTGAGGAGCGCAAGAAGAAGTCCACCAAGGGCAAGAAGCGTAGCCAGCCAGCCACCAAAACAGAG GATTATGGAATGGGCCCAGGTCGGAGTGGTCCCTATGGTGTGACAGTGCCACCGGACCTCCTGCACCACACAAATCCTAGTTCTATATCCCACATTAGCTATAGACAGAGCTCCATAAGCCTGTATACCCAGAACCAGCCACTACCTGCAG GTGGCCCTCGTGTGGACCCATACCGCCCTGTGCGATTACCAATGCAGAAGCTGCCAACCCGACCAACTTACCCTGGAGTGCTACCCACAACTATGACTAGCGTCATAGGCTTAGAACCTTCCTCTTATAAGACCTCTGTGTACCGGCAGCAGCAACCTACAGTGCCCCAAGGACAGCGCCTTCGCCAACAGCTCCAGGCAAAGATA CAGAGTCAGGGGATGTTGGGGCAGTCATCTGTCCATCAGATGACTCCCAGCTCTTCCTACGGTCTACAGACCTCCCAG GGCTATACTCCTTATGTTTCTCATGTGGGATTGCAGCAACACACAGGCCCTGCAG ATCCTACCCGCCACCTGCAACAGCGGCCCAGTGGCTATGTGCACCAGCAGGCCCCAGCCTATGGACATGGACTAACCTCCACTCAAAG GTTTTCACACCAGACACTGCAGCAGACACCAATGATAAGTACCATGACTCCACTGAGTGCCCAGGGTGTCCAGGCAGGTGTCCGCTCAACTTCCATCCTACCtgagcaacagcagcagcagcagcaacaacaacagcaacaacagcagcagcagcaacagcagcaacagcagcagtaCCACATCcggcaacagcaacaacagcagaTGCTGAGG caacagcagcagcagcagcaacagcagcagcagcagcagcagcagcaacagcaacaacagcaacaacaacagcaccagcagcaacagcaacaacaggcggctcctccccaaccccagccccaggCTCAACCCCAG TTCCAGCGCCAGGGGCTTCAGCAGACCCAGCAGCAGCAACAGACAGCAGCTTTGGTCCGGCAACTCCAACAACAGCTCTCCA ATACCCAGCCACAGCCCAGTACCAACATATTTGGACGCTACTGA